A single region of the Nicotiana sylvestris chromosome 6, ASM39365v2, whole genome shotgun sequence genome encodes:
- the LOC104214415 gene encoding cinnamoyl-CoA reductase 1 — protein sequence MPSVSGQIVCVTGAGGFIASWLVKILLEKGYTVRGTVRNPDDRKNSHLRELEGAKERLTLCRADLLDFQSLREAISGCDGVFHTASPVTDDPEQMVEPAVIGTKNVITAAAEANVRRVVFTSSIGAVYMDPNRDPDKVVDETCWSDPDFCKNTKNWYCYGKMVAEQAAWDEAREKGVDLVAINPVLVLGPLLQQNVNASVLHIHKYLTGSAKTYANSVQAYVHVRDVALAHILLYETPSASGRYLCAESVLHRGDVVEILAKFFPEYPIPTKCSDVTKPRVKPYKFSNQKLKDLGLEFTPVKQCLYETVKSLQEKGHLPIPTQKDEIIRIQSEKFRSS from the exons ATGCCGTCAGTTTCCGGCCAAATCGTTTGTGTTACTGGCGCCGGAGGTTTCATCGCCTCTTGGCTCGTTAAAATTCTTCTGGAAAAAGGCTACACTGTTAGAGGAACAGTACGAAATCCAG ATGATCGGAAAAATAGTCATTTGAGGGAGCTTGAAGGAGCAAAAGAGAGATTGACTCTGTGCAGAGCTGATCTTCTTGATTTTCAGAGTTTGCGAGAAGCAATCAGCGGCTGTGACGGAGTTTTCCACACAGCTTCGCCTGTCACTGATGATCCA GAACAAATGGTGGAGCCAGCAGTTATTGGTACAAAGAATGTGATAACGGCAGCAGCAGAGGCCAACGTGCGACGTGTGGTGTTCACTTCGTCAATTGGTGCTGTATATATGGACCCAAACAGGGACCCTGATAAGGTTGTCGACGAGACTTGTTGGAGTGATCCTGACTTCTGCAAAAACACCAAG AATTGGTATTGCTATGGAAAGATGGTGGCAGAACAAGCAGCATGGGACGAAGCAAGGGAGAAAGGAGTCGATTTGGTGGCAATCAACCCAGTGTTGGTGCTTGGACCACTGCTCCAACAGAATGTGAATGCCAGTGTTCTTCACATCCACAAGTACCTAACTGGCTCTGCTAAAACATATGCCAATTCAGTTCAGGCATATGTTCATGTTAGGGATGTGGCTTTAGCTCACATACTTCTCTACGAGACACCTTCTGCATCTGGCCGTTATCTCTGTGCCGAGAGTGTGCTGCATCGCGGCGATGTGGTTGAAATTCTCGCCAAATTCTTCCCGGAGTATCCTATCCCCACCAA GTGTTCAGATGTGACGAAGCCAAGGGTAAAACCGTACAAATTCTCAAACCAAAAGCTAAAGGATTTGGGTCTGGAGTTTACACCAGTAAAACAATGCTTATATGAAACGGTGAAGAGTCTACAAGAGAAAGGTCACCTTCCAATTCCTACTCAAAAGGATGAGATTATTCGAATTCAGTCTGAGAAATTCAGAAGCTCTTAG